The following are encoded together in the Triticum dicoccoides isolate Atlit2015 ecotype Zavitan chromosome 6B, WEW_v2.0, whole genome shotgun sequence genome:
- the LOC119321053 gene encoding uncharacterized protein LOC119321053 isoform X3: protein MQGENRCRQPGSPTRSAQSTHRVNPEAPGWTKSNCYNEEKAITGLSQQKVGAGDDDDALLILDLPADRSSEQLPLTWKSSALKFDVQENQIHHK from the exons ATGCAGGGTGAAAATCGCTGTCGACAGCCGGGCTCTCCGACGAGGTCTGCGCAGTCCACCCACAGGGTAAATCCAGAGGCGCCGGGATGGACCAAAAG CAACTGTTACAATGAAGAAAAAGCCATCACTGGTTTATCACAGCAGAAGGTGGGTGCAGGAGATGATGATGATGCACTGCTAATATTGGACTTGCCAGCG GACAGGTCTTCAGAGCAGCTGCCATTGACTTGGAAAAGTTCAGCACTAAAATTTGATGTTCAGGAGAATCAAATTCATCATAAATAA
- the LOC119321053 gene encoding uncharacterized protein LOC119321053 isoform X1 has product MQGENRCRQPGSPTRSAQSTHRVNPEAPGWTKSNCYNEEKAITGLSQQKVGAGDDDDALLILDLPAYSHFSKGSFLWQPRDRKTVSSQDLLSNKESSEQLPLTWKSSALKFDVQENQIHHK; this is encoded by the exons ATGCAGGGTGAAAATCGCTGTCGACAGCCGGGCTCTCCGACGAGGTCTGCGCAGTCCACCCACAGGGTAAATCCAGAGGCGCCGGGATGGACCAAAAG CAACTGTTACAATGAAGAAAAAGCCATCACTGGTTTATCACAGCAGAAGGTGGGTGCAGGAGATGATGATGATGCACTGCTAATATTGGACTTGCCAGCG TATTCTCATTTCAGCAAAGGGTCATTTTTGTGGCAGCCCAGAGATAGGAAAACTGTGTCTAGTCAAGACCTACTTAGCAACAAAGA GTCTTCAGAGCAGCTGCCATTGACTTGGAAAAGTTCAGCACTAAAATTTGATGTTCAGGAGAATCAAATTCATCATAAATAA
- the LOC119321053 gene encoding uncharacterized protein LOC119321053 isoform X2 yields MQGENRCRQPGSPTRSAQSTHRVNPEAPGWTKSNCYNEEKAITGLSQQKVGAGDDDDALLILDLPAYSHFSKGSFLWQPRDRKTVSSQDLLSNKETGLQSSCH; encoded by the exons ATGCAGGGTGAAAATCGCTGTCGACAGCCGGGCTCTCCGACGAGGTCTGCGCAGTCCACCCACAGGGTAAATCCAGAGGCGCCGGGATGGACCAAAAG CAACTGTTACAATGAAGAAAAAGCCATCACTGGTTTATCACAGCAGAAGGTGGGTGCAGGAGATGATGATGATGCACTGCTAATATTGGACTTGCCAGCG TATTCTCATTTCAGCAAAGGGTCATTTTTGTGGCAGCCCAGAGATAGGAAAACTGTGTCTAGTCAAGACCTACTTAGCAACAAAGA GACAGGTCTTCAGAGCAGCTGCCATTGA
- the LOC119321366 gene encoding uncharacterized protein LOC119321366, which produces MQDHQLESALIVRYEQNMSKLTDFYRQRAKKNFATKGDRNTNFFHHAVLKRRKKNTIVSIKDENDNIHFNPQAIANTFVSYFRYIFASPNVNVGRPFLASRIISNSHDYTYSIPDKEEILNTLKDMKINASPGPDGFNVEFYIATWSWIGDDVTTMFRKLPKWLISSTTSVPNQEPTASAIIATPVVLDDSRDILCWKPTPSGKSTKTGEPINQRYFATGSN; this is translated from the exons ATGCAGGACCATCAACTGGAATCAGCACTCATTGTCAGGTATGAACAAAATATGTCGAAGCTTACTGATTTCTATAGACAAAGGGCTAAGAAGAATTTTGCAACAAAAGGGGACAGGAACACAAATTTTTTTCATCATGCGGTgcttaaaagaagaaagaagaacacTATAGTTTCAATAAAAGATGAGAATGATAACATTCACTTCAATCCTCAGGCCATTGCAAATACTTTTGTTAGCTACTTCAGATATATTTTTGCTTCTCCTAATGTGAATGTGGGCAGACCTTTTCTAGCATCCAGGATCATTTCTAACAGCCATGACTACACGTATAGCATACCAGATAAGGAGGAGATCCTTAATACTCTCAAGGATATGAAGATAAATGCCTCTCCTGGACCTGATGGATTCAATGTAGAATTCTATATTGCCACTTGGAGCTGGATTGGTGATGATGTTACGACTATG TTCAGGAAGCTACCCAAATGGCTCATCTCATCAACCACTTCTGTTCCCAATCAG GAACCGACTGCTTCGGCTATTATTGCAACTCCTGTAGTTCTTGATGATAGTAGGGATATCCTTTGTTGGAAGCCCACTCCTTCTG gtAAATCAACCAAGACAGGTGAACCAATCAACCAAAGATATTTTGCAACAG GTTCTAATTAG